In Rissa tridactyla isolate bRisTri1 chromosome 8, bRisTri1.patW.cur.20221130, whole genome shotgun sequence, one genomic interval encodes:
- the LOC128914285 gene encoding 14 kDa phosphohistidine phosphatase-like, protein MAAVREVEIDPEGTFKYILVRLQRPGGEEQRDIVRGTKAAEFHNHIFEKVNPEMEKLGYECKCLGGGKIDHNSKDKKIRVFGLSTGYGKADHSVTVEILKKVYTDYEITWSDDKK, encoded by the exons ATGGCGGCGGTACGGGAGGTGGAGATCGACCCCGAGGGCACGTTCAAGTACATCCTGGTGCGCCTGCAGCGCCCGGGCGGCGAGGAGCAGCGGGACATCGTCCGCGGCACCAAGGCGGCCGAGTTCCACA ATCACATATTTGAAAAAGTAAATCCTGAGATGGAAAAGCTGGGATATGAATGCAAGTGCCTTGGAGGAGGGAAAATCGACCATAATAGCAAAGACAAGAAAATTAGGGTATTTGGGCTGTCTACA GGCTATGGAAAAGCAGATCATTCAGTAACTGTAGAGATACTGAAAAAAGTGTATACAGATTATGAAATTACATGGTCAGATGACAAGAAATAA